The sequence below is a genomic window from Lolium perenne isolate Kyuss_39 chromosome 7, Kyuss_2.0, whole genome shotgun sequence.
cctagtaaggaaatattctcggaattggacgaaatcaatgcccaggggcctattttcacacgaagcttccagaagaccgaaggagtcatgaagtggggccacggggcgccgccacagtagggcggcgcggcctacagggggcccgcgcggccctgctgtgtggggcccccgtgacgcctcttgacctgcccttccgcctacttaaagccttcgccgcgaaacccccagtaccgagagccacgatacggaaaaccttccagagacgccgccgccgccaatcccatctcgggggattcaggagatcgcctccggcaccctgccggagaggggaatcatctcccagaggactcttcaccgccatggtcgcttccggagtgatgagtgattaGTTCACCCCTGGAGTATTTGTCCATAtgtgtagctagatggtcgtcttctcctaattgtgcttcattgttggatcttgtgagctgcctaacatgatcaagatcatctatctgtaatgctatatgttgtgtttgttgggatcagatgaatagagaatactatgctatgttgattatcaatctattatctatgtgttgtttatgatcttgcatgctctccgttattagtagaggttctggccaagtttttactcttaactccaagagggagtatttatgctcgatagtgggttcatacctccattaaatctgggacagtgacagaaagttctaagattgtggatgtgatgttgccactagggataaaacatcgatgctatgtctaaggatgtagttgtcgattacattacgcaccacacttaatgcaattgtttgcaacttaatactggaaggggttcggatgataacctgaaggtggactttttaggcatagatgcatgctggatagcggtctatgtactttgtcgtaatgtccaattaaatctcactatactcatcatatcatgtatgtgcatggtcatgccctctttatttgtcaattgcccaactgtaatttgttcacccaacatgcttattcttatcggagagacgcctctagtgaactgtggaccccggtccattcttttaatcgaatacaatctactgcaatacttgttctactgttttctgcaaacaatcatcatccacattatacatctaatcctttgttacggcaagccggtgagattgacaacctcactgtcacgttggggcaaagtaatttggttgtgttgtgcaggtttcacgttggcgccggaatccctggtgttgcgccgcactacacttcgccgccatcaaccttcaacgtgcttcttgactcctactggttcgataaaccttggtttctaactgagggaaacttactgctgtacgcatcacaccttccacttggggttcccaacggtcgcgtgttgtacacgTGTCACACACCAGCCCATACGCCACAGAAagagaaagtcttatttctgtggcgcaccggtggTGGTGCGCcacaattttttttgaaattaaaaaaaatggcggccagatccaaatctagatctggggccgccgaatttttaatttttttttggaaGGTTGCTGGAGGTGGGTGGTTGGttgggtgggtgggtggggtgggtggaggaggtggtggtggagtaggagtaggaggaggaggaggaggaggtggtggtggtggaggaggaggtggtcgccggaggaggagaaggtggtggtcgcCGAAGGAGGTCGCCGAAGGAGGAGGTCACCGGGGAGGTCgaaggaggtggtcgccggagttggaggaggaggagaccgaccggaggaggtggtggtggtggaggagaggaggaggagaagtggaggaggataaGTTTGCAACTAAgaaggagaagtggagaagtgagaagaagtggaggagaagtgaggagaagtggaggagggcgGCAGAAAATTCAAATTTCGGAGCTTAATTCTGCGGCGCATgggcacttggtgcgccacataatttttttttcgaattttctattttgcagcaaaaaatcTTTATTTTACCATAACTTTTTATTCTTTTTGAATTTAGGGATTCTAAAAATTATCCAACCAAGCAAGCcggggtgaattcggatgtagaatttttcctggtcattttgatatattgtgcgttttttttcaaattcgtatgcaaccagaaatctaaTTTGATGATTTTGTAAAAAAAAGTCGAAATTAATGTTTGTTAATTTTTAGTGGTACTAGAAGAGACATAATATATGGAcacctcgaaggattttattttttgaaatttctatctatttctttataTTTTACAGAGGAAAAAAATGCGATCGaggggggtggagttgcgtggaGAAGAAAAAGCGTATTTCTTTGACGCATGggtcaggtgcgccacagaaaggccATATTCTGTGGCACATGTGTTTCTGGTTCGCCACAGATTTCTTATTTCTATAGCGCATCGggactggtgcgccacaaaatgtcCTAATTTTGTGGCCTACGAGGTCCTGTGCGTCACAGAAATAGCGAAACCAATGATTAAAGCTGGTCGGGTGTGGGCCGCTGTATTTCTGTGATGCATGCGTactaggtgcgccacaaaaataagctatttctgtggcgcacctactctggtgcgccacagaaattatttCTATGACGCATGAAtagttggtgcgccacagaaatagaatTCTATCTacaaggcttttcctactagtgatatTCAGCTCGCATCCATATTCAAGTAACATATCCTCTATATTTGTATTCGATAATATCCGTATTCGCATCCATATTTATTTTGAAAATACAAAAATTGATATGAAAGGGTACTATTCTATCCCGTATCCGATCAGTTTTCACCATTTTTTTTTAGCGAAATCAGTTTTCACCCCTATGTAGGACCGCTTTTGGATTTGCTACTGTGTTGGCCTTTTTCGGCTCTTCCAGAATGCTCCTGGGCTAGTGTGAAAGTATCGTAAGCTCTAACAGCCTGCCCTCGCCCCTTAGGGCCCAGCCCAGAGGCGCTCCCACGCCAAGGAATTCAGCCAAGCAGCCAAGCAGCGAAGCGAAGAAGGACCCTCGCGCCGCCTTCACGTTCTTCTCCGACCGTCGCCGCCGTCCCGCGCCGCGATACTCCTTCCCGGTGCCGGCGAGGAGGGTAGCGGCTATCACCCATCAATTTTACTTTTCTGACGAGCGAAACCGAGGGTTTCTTCTTTTGCCGTAGTCACAAGTTTTCCCTCTTGATTGCAGCTTGGATCTGATTCCGGGGCTCCCACCTCTGCCGTCCAGGGTTCGTACCAAACTCGTCGGCCATCATGCAGGTTCGTAGTCGCTGATCAATCTCCCCGTGTTGCTTGTTATGTTTCGTGTGTACTACATCGGGATTTAAAAAAATTGTGCGGTAAAAATCCGTCAAGAAGACGCCCGAAAGCTACATCGTTCTGGGAGCAGAGATACTGTGGCCTAGACAGCTTCTTTTTTTGCTCGCAACCAAAATTGCTCCTGGTTCATTGGCTGGTTTCCGCTTTCCAGCGTACATGGAAATTAGGGGATTCTGAGACATGGATTGGCCTCTAGAAGTCTAGATAGAGGATGTTTAACGTAGTGAATTAAATTCCTCCAGTCCAAATGAATTTACTGCCATATGGCTATGAATATAGTGATTGGTTCGTGTTAGAACGTGTTTTGTTCTCGTAATTATCTTTTACCCATGAATTTGAACACCCTGATTAGCTGTTAGCGCTTCTAATTTGAGTTGGTTGCCAGTAGTTCAGTTTACCCACAATTAATGTAATAGGACATACAGCTCAAAGTGTTGCATGTTATGACATACTTTGGAGGCTTGGACCGTGTCAACTTCACTGTACTGCTTGTTCTCCTTATGTTATAATGGTACTTGTAGTAAAACTTCCTTCTTGGCTGTTGAGGTGCATAGTGCTAGTTTTGTGTACTAAGCTCTCTGTATACCCTGTCAAGAAGAAAACTGATCTTGGTAGTTTTCATGAAGCTATTTAGAAGGAAAACTTTCGTAGAGTCCATTTTATTTGTTTGCTTGTTGCAGTCTATGTATGTGCTGCCTTGCTGCTATGATGTACTAAACCGAGATGTATAGTTCACCTGATTTCTTTAGGGATATTTTGGGATAGATTATATAGGTTTTCTACTGTTCAGAGAATATGTTTTGACTTAAATCACTTGCTGGAGTAGTTGATTCGGAACTATTCATTTGCCATTTTATGTAGACAAATAATAATATTGTGCAAGGCTTACCCAGAGCATCTAGACTTTTACTATTTAACGTAATGTAGAGCCTGACAGGGTCTTCATacacaaatcttttctaaaaaactTACTTTCTACATATTCCATTTCTTGGTCTTTTCTCCAATTGATTTTGTATCTGCTAACAGAAATATATAACATTTCTTCTCCAGTACACTTGTGCCATGTGTTCTTAATTTCTTAAACATTGCAGGTTTGATGGACCTTCTTAATGTTGGATTTGTTGTTTAGCTTCCAGTAGATACTTTTAGCTGCTATTCTAGTTGTAGAGTACACCTGCTTTTTATGTTAAAAAATGTTGGTGTCATGCTGTTCTTCCATTTACTAATTTTGAGCATCGGCTAATTTCCTAGGTCCCTTTTCTGTTTCTCTAGCTTCCTTCAGTTTAATGTTCATACTACTTCAGTATTTTAATATACTATTAGTCCTTTACATTTTGACCCCCAGCGCCTCTAACACAAATCACTATTTTAAAGGCTAGTGACAGGTTTAACATAAATTCTCAACTTGAACATCTTCAAGCCAAATATGTTGGAACAGGGCATGCTGACCTTACCAGATTGTAAGTAttatatctttattttatttaaaAAAATCTTAATAGCCAGGTATTTCTTTTGTTAGTTTACATTGGCTGGTAAAATATTAGTAACACTAACATTTTTTTTATTACAGTGAATGGGCTGTAAACATCCAAAGGGACagctatgcatcttatattggaCACTATCCAATGTTGGCATATTTTTCCATTGCTGAGAACGAATCAATTGGAAGGGAGCGTTTTCAGTTTATGCAGGTATGTAAGGCAATTTATCTTAGCTTGTCTACTAACTTTAGCTCAAATTCTGTAGAACTAAGACGGTGTATGGATTTGACATCAAATTATGACTAGTATGCATATCAAACTATGTTGATTACTTGCACAGTTGCATTAGATGTCTACCTTTGGGATGCTAGTCTTTTTGGTTTCTTCCGCATATTCACTATTTCTGATCAAGTCTTTAGTTTGCATCACAATTGGTCTTCTTCATTACGACAGTATTACTACGTGCAGCTTCAGTGTATTACCTTTACAAGCTCCCAAATCCTGCTGCCATTATCTCTCTGCCTCAGGTTGCAGCTGGGCAATGATTTTTTGTGCTAAAGCATAATACAGTATGGTTGCGATCTTGCTGGATGTTATGGTTTTGATTTTCATGTAGAAAAATCTTGTGAAAATCATCCTGAATAAGAATTTTTTATTGCTCCCCTGCTAAAGAATCAAGAATCATGCCGCTAGTTCCCAGCTGTTTCATTGTCCGCACTTCTAGATGAAAGGTGCCATGCATGCCCCACCTAGTAGAAACTTTGATGCAAACTTGGCCCTCGTCATTCCTGACCAAGGATTTCTAACAAGTAACAAGATAATCATCAGTATGAAACAGATATTGAATTGTAGCTCACTTTGCTGTCTTTAATCCACTCATTTATTATTATACGAGAACTAAATATGTGATATTCAGTTGTCAGACATATCATGTCAACTATCTAGTTGAATCCATTTGTAGAGATGCTGGGACGGATATCTCCCCATTTATAGATATATGTTATTTTATAGCACGCATGGTCAAACTAAAAAGGCCGGCCTCTAATACACACAACACTACAACACTATTCAGATTTGTCACATCAAGGAGGTAAAAATATGTATCTTGAAAACGTTTCGGGACAACTAACTGGTCCGGATCAATATGTACATCCTCTGTCTTTCTATTGAATTGTGATAGTAAAAAGTACATTTATGGCCTTCAAACTGATGCTAATCTGGTTATCTGGGTTCCAACCTAGTAGGCTACATTTTTGTTAATCAATATACCACTATCTACTGTTTAATAGGTTGCAGTCTGAAAACCTAGTTGAATTGTTACAGTCTGTTGTATGGACATGTGGGCAAGAAGTGCCTAGCGGGTTTTGTAATTGATAACAGAGGAGCTACCTTTACCAATTTGATTGTGGTATTTCCTAATCAATCTACCAGTTGAGGTTCTTGCTCTGCAATAGCAGTTTCAAATTAATTTTGTCAGGACATAAGTTTATATGGATAGAGAGAAACACAGTTATAGCTGTCGTGATGCAGGCTTTCTATAAAATGTTGAAATAGATTCTGGTTCTCAGACTGAAGAAGAATTCAGGCTTTTGTACACAAAATTTACTATTTGAGCCCATATACAACTGACTCCTTCCATAAAATATACTATGTTCTCTTTTAGGTTTGATGTGTTCTTAATGTACTTACCAGCATCTGAGGTAGTCACTTGTAGTGTTCTATCTTTGTATCTGGCCACAATCGTGCCGCCATTTTTTTGTCTTTATAAATAGTGGCTCCATTTGCATTTTTATCATTTTCCCAGCATGAAATTATGTCAATTCCTAAAAAAAACAAAGTATTGTGGTGTAAATTAACTACTGTTTCTTTTGTCACAGAAAATGCTGCTTCCATGTGGCCTCCCTCCCGAGAGAGATGAAGACTAAGGAGTTGGTCCTGTGGTGACAGCAACTTGTGTTCGGTTGATCTTTGTTGCTGAAGTCTAGTGCCGGTCTGCATTAGACACCTGACTACCCAAGTACTATTTGTAATTGTGTTTAAACATCCCGAATAGCTTTGGTACTGTGTACTTTTCACTTTTACTCCATGGATCCTCATCATGAATGTTCAGTACTTGTATGCAATGGACCAGTGTGCTAATTTCTAGGAATGAAGTGCATGTTTGGAGACCATCTTTACTCACATAGGTAGTGGTTTGGGTGTTATCCCAGAATCTTGAACCACAGTTTTGTCAAACAAACAAAAGGGAACCCTAACCATGTCGTGTCTTTTACTTTTCGTACTCACATGGCCGTGGTAAACTCTAACGCTGGTGCTGCCGAGGATTTCATTTTCAGTTGCAGCCGTGCTACTTGTCTTGAATTTACACCATCTTCAATCATGCTTGATGAGCAAATCAGTTATGTGCTCAACAGCAGCTGCTACCTCTTCTTTCCTTCTCTTAAGTTTCTCGATGATCTCAGCCGGCTGTATGTGGGCTGtatgaaataaataaataaaaaggaCCATGGTGCTATTGCGTAGAATAGTGTCATGACCGATCGGAGTATTATTGGTTGTATAAATGTTAATTGAGGCAACATTAGATGTCCATTTTCTCTTCATTTTTTGCCAGTTTTATGTTGCCTAGAATGTTTACCGACCCCAAACACCTAAAAAATCGTTTGAAGCTATGCAACTTTAGTTCAATGTTAGTGCAATATTTTAGTTCGCAGGTTATATATGAAGTGAGTTGGATATGCAAGTTGATACAAATAAAGGTTTAGGAGCTACAAGTGACTAAATTTAAGAAAATTTCAGGCATCTTATGAATAGACAACTCTTCTTGCTAGATATGTTCTTGTAAGGCCATCCACATGGAGGTGTGTTGATAGTCCAACTTCAGTCTATGCAGGGGTCACATGTAAATTGTTGATCGCAGTTTGCATCTAACAACTGAGGCGCCTCCTAGAGAAAGAAGATGGAAAAAAAAAACTAGCCACCTCTTGGTGGTTGTGTGAGCAAACAAGAGAGGTCAGAGCTGGCTGCTATTATAAGAAGGCTAGAGAAGACAGAAAACCCTGCATGCTTGTGAAAAGAATTGAGGATGAAAAAGAGGTGATTGTTGTCCATTTGTTGATTCTTGACCTCAAGCTGATGATAGGAGGCTCGGGGTCTGTTTGTATTGCCACCAAAGCTGGCCTTACCAATATATTTGTTATGCCCATCATATTTTGCTACCATTTGGATTGGCGCCCATTTTGGCTTGCCCAACGA
It includes:
- the LOC127318438 gene encoding uncharacterized protein At4g14342 translates to MQASDRFNINSQLEHLQAKYVGTGHADLTRFEWAVNIQRDSYASYIGHYPMLAYFSIAENESIGRERFQFMQKMLLPCGLPPERDED